A portion of the Hoplias malabaricus isolate fHopMal1 chromosome 1, fHopMal1.hap1, whole genome shotgun sequence genome contains these proteins:
- the LOC136665967 gene encoding odorant receptor 131-2-like translates to MQNSVTNSSLNIDMMNFSRVFMKQVMLVQVLVIVFFYVNCLMIFTFLKKEMFREDTRYILFAQTLLVDSFLMVLSDVMLLWNYFQYPIHMIPCILTCTIVNICTICSPLTLVAMCLERYIAICIPLRHADISTSRTRLFGFFIMWGISSIAPLFSFIAYLSVVHPSALLSYAVCTVEVMLEEEWQAQIRVTLFQFVFLFMIIIIVFTYIKIMTAARASADNKKSTNKSLRTVILHAFQLFLSIMQFISPYIEMSFSKIDFYVYAHLKFAVFVVFFIAPRCLSPLIYGLRDEKFFYVLKHNALCGFDSFFSTLFRFNKWKIRSR, encoded by the coding sequence ATGCAGAACTCAGTGACTAACAGTAGCTTAAATATTGACATGATGAATTTTTCCAGAGTTTTTATGAAGCAGGTTATGTTGGTACAGGTACTGGTGATAGTTTTTTTCTATGTGAACTGCCTGATGATATTCACTTTTCTGAAAAAAGAGATGTTCAGGGAGGACACTCGCTACATTTTGTTTGCACAAACACTATTAGTAGATTCTTTTCTGATGGTATTGAGTGATGTAATGTTGTTATGGAATTATTTCCAGTACCCTATTCATATGATTCCTTGTATTCTCACATGTACAATTGTAAATATTTGCACAATTTGTTCGCCACTGACTCTTGTGGCAATGTGTCTGGAACGTTATATTGCTATCTGCATACCTTTAAGACATGCTGATATCTCTACCAGCAGGACCAGACTCTTTGGATTTTTTATCATGTGGGGTATAAGCTCCATAGCTCCACTGTTCAGTTTTATAGCTTATCTTTCTGTTGTCCATCCTTCGGCTCTGCTCTCTTACGCTGTGTGCACTGTGGAAGTAATGTTAGAGGAAGAATGGCAGGCACAAATACGAGTTACACTTTTTCAGTTTGTCTTTCTCTTTATGATCATCATCATTGTCTTCACCTACATCAAGATAATGACTGCTGCCAGGGCCTCTGCAGACAATAAAAAATCTACTAATAAGAGTCTAAGAACTGTGAtccttcatgcttttcaactgtTTCTCAGTATAATGCAGTTTATAAGTCCATATATAGAAATGTCGTTTTCAAAGATAGATTTCTATGTGTATGCTCATTTAAAATTTGCtgtttttgtggtgttttttataGCACCTCGTTGTTTAAGTCCATTGATTTATGGACTCAGAGATGAAAAGTTTTTCtatgttttaaaacataatgCTTTGTGTGGCTTCGATAGCTTTTTCTCAACATTGTTCCGGTTCAATAAGTGGAAAATAAGATCCCGCTAA
- the LOC136666040 gene encoding odorant receptor 131-2-like yields MQDSVGNSSLNIDMMNFSRVFMKQVMLVQVLVINFFYVNCLMIFTFLKKEMFREDTRYILFAQTLLVDSFLMVLSDVMLLWNYYKYHIHMIPCILICTIVSICTICSPLTLVAMCLERYVAICMPLRHADISTSRTRLFGFFIMWGISSIAPLSTLIAYLSVVHPSALLSYAVCTGEVMLEEEWQAQTRVALFQLVFLFMIIIIVFTYIKIMTAARASADNKKSTNKSLRTVILHAFQLFLSIMQFVNPYIEMLFSKKDVYVYAHLKLAVFVMFFIAPRCLSPLIYGLRDEKFFYVLKRQALCGFDSFFSTLFQFNKWKIRPR; encoded by the coding sequence ATGCAGGACTCAGTGGGTAACAGTAGCTTAAATATTGACATGATGAATTTTTCCAGAGTTTTTATGAAACAGGTTATGTTGGTACAGGTACTGGTGATAAATTTTTTCTATGTGAACTGCCTGATGATATTCACTTTTCTGAAAAAAGAGATGTTCAGGGAGGACACTCGCTACATTTTGTTTGCACAAACACTATTAGTAGATTCTTTTCTGATGGTATTGAGTGATGTAATGTTGTTATGGAATTATTATAAGTACCATATTCATATGATTCCTTGTATTCTTATATGTACAATTGTAAGTATTTGCACAATTTGTTCGCCACTGACTCTTGTGGCAATGTGTCTGGAGCGCTATGTTGCTATCTGCATGCCTTTAAGACATGCTGATATCTCTACCAGCAGGACCAGACTCTTTGGATTTTTTATCATGTGGGGTATAAGCTCCATAGCTCCATTGTCCACATTAATAGCTTATCTTTCTGTTGTCCATCCTTCAGCTCTGCTCTCTTATGCTGTGTGCACTGGGGAAGTAATGTTAGAGGAAGAATGGCAGGCACAAACACGTGTTGCACtatttcagcttgtttttctctttatGATCATCATCATTGTCTTCACCTACATCAAGATAATGACTGCTGCCAGAGCCTCTGCAGACAATAAGAAATCTACTAATAAGAGTCTAAGAACTGTGAtccttcatgcttttcaactgtTTCTCAGTATAATGCAGTTTGTAAACCCGTATATAGAAATGTTATTTTCTAAGAAAGATGTCTATGTGTATGCTCATTTAAAATTAGCTGTTTTTGTGATGTTCTTTATAGCACCTCGTTGTTTAAGTCCATTGATTTATGGACTCAGAGATGAAAAGTTTTTCTATGTTTTAAAACGTCAGGCTTTGTGTGGCTTCGATAGCTTTTTCTCAACATTGTTCCAGTTCAATAAGTGGAAAATAAGACCTCGCTAA